In Telopea speciosissima isolate NSW1024214 ecotype Mountain lineage chromosome 10, Tspe_v1, whole genome shotgun sequence, the DNA window aattaattaatgattttaatttatagataattataattagcaccatatccattaattaaataaacaaccaattattttagtaaattcaAAAAAACTCCCTATATGATGCAACCCCCcaataatcaacaccatcattatggaatctagggcatgtacacttattctgccaaaccccattccatagttcatgtccatataagagtgacTGTGTAAttgatcgggtcccacaaaactcgataaaacactttaatcaaataactgtatataatctattatttaatgtaaaataggttttgcaaaaaccatttccaaaacaacactggatccagattcggatccgaccatacacaaacAACTTCAATCTCGGTAttccccaattgggcagtggtgaccatgttgagtaactccttcactcacaaagtgttcgcgCATTctcagaacatcggctttgactcacttgagcctcagtcattgatgaaccaaagaatgcggtcacactttacAGTGATAGGgtcccctcaggtacagggcctcggtgacacatgtctatccctttctacatctggcagtaatacatgagggaatcgacaaagtagattcttctctaatacacacatcgatcatgtgagtactcgcattcgtacactgacatcacatgtctaggcatacccaaagcgacgaccatatgataagggtgcccagcctaaaccctagtcgtgactaccattttaagtaatacttaaggacacataatgctcaaaaagtttatatcgcatgtgatgatattaaaccaaaatgtataaaggttcaatacaaagtagaaccggattgaactggaccaaaccgggtttgatggacacataaatccaacaatctcccacttgtacattaaagccaattttccatacattttaaacccatgccctccatgtgtttttcaaacactccaagagacaaaccctttgtcgtGGCATCCGACACATTTTCAGTAGTgtctactttggagatactcatattgccctgctggataatctacCTGATAAGGTGATACTTTTGTGGCACGTGTATGTTCCTctaatgagccctaggctcctttgCTTGTGCAATTgcccctctattgtcacataacaggggaataggccATTTGACAAGAtagggactactccagaaatgttagggacttcctaacccaaacaccttattagccgcatcacatgatgcaaggtgttcttaaaaattgggatcggcTGTGGATTTATATTTTgcactcctctatacaatggcacctccactcattaaactagtaatgactcacaatacctactgcatagcaaatgtccgacCTCGTACACAATATaacgtacataagactccctactacaGAGGCATATGGAAtcatcttcatctcttcaatgtccgtctgagactggggacattgagatctggaaataCTTACTCCATATCAGAAAGAgacacttccccgtttggagttctccatgctaaatttGGCCAGGAAGTTgcctatataggtagcctgtgacaagcctagcatccttttttgGCGATCTCtcatgagtttgatcccaaggatataactagctttaccaaggtctttcatcgaaaatgttgtggataactACTGTTTCACTGATGAAAAAAACCCTACATCATTATccatcaacaatatgtcatctacgtataaaataaaaaaacatactgcactcccactgatcttcttgtaaacgcatggttcaccCATgctttgatcaaaaccaaaggatttgattgattgatcaaaccagATGTTCCAACTTTTGGAAGCCTActttagtccataaatggacctctgcaatttgcatacttttctttcttcctccaaggaagagaatccCTCTGGCTATTGTATGTAGATTTTTTCTTGAAGAAATTCATTCAGAAATGCAATTTGTACATCCGTATGCTCGATCTCCTAATCCAAGTATAAGacaatagccaataaaatcctgatggacttcatcattgctactggtgaaaaggtttcctcatagtctataccctctttctaggtatagccctttgccaccagtctcgctttaaATCCTTCGACCTTCCatttgcgcccttcttcctcttgaagattcatttacatccaatcgacttaacgccaagtggtggatcgaccagAGTCCAAACcatgttggaatgcatcgaatcaatttcagtgcgcattgcctccagccacctagtggcatcaacatccttcaCAGCCTtagagtatgttatcggatcatcatccgattcaaccgacaccatgtaaaactcttccactgtttgctTTTCTGCGGTAAGAaaagtaagcctggtgggtggtctaatagtcctcccactgcgtcgaggttcttgaggCGTTGGTATTTtagcgggtatgtcaattggtctcacttctggaagtgaagtttctgagttatccaataactctttaatgactacaggtTCAGACCTcctggtcaacatttcttcctccagaaatgtgacgtgtttacttacaatgacctttgaTCAACCAGGACATAGAAGTAGTAATCTATTGTGCCTTTaggatagcctaagaaaaagCATCTTGAGGTCCTAGATTCCAACTTGTTTGTCTGGAATGCTGGGCTtatgccctttccacaactcgaaaggtgtcttagctacagactttgatggaaccctattcaagatataaatagccgtttctaaagcatacccccagaaagagagaggtagctcactataagtgagcatcgtccggaccatatccaatagagtccgattgcgtcgttcggatacaccattttgttgtggtgttgcacgattagttaattgactaactatcccttgcgaTATGAGATGTTCATTAAATTCATccaatagatactcccctccacgatctgatcataAGGACTTGACGCATTTATCAAGCTGTcattcgacctcggcttggaactctttgaatttatcaaaggcttctgattttctacgtatcaagtatatgtaaccatatctagagtaatcatcggtgaaagttatgaaatactcaaatccataccttgcttgtatattatgggcccacacacgtcagtatgtattaactctaacaaaTCGGTGGCTCTaatacctttattgctaaagggtttcttggtcattttgccctgaaggcatgactcacaggtaaggaatggttccaccctcagacactctaagggcTTATCCCTTACCAATCTcctgattcggtccaaattaatgtgaccatATTCTCATAGCAAACATTCCACAACCTTAACATCCCAAAGTTTAAACCATCCTGGTCTTCCGGAAGCTGTCATATGGCCAGAGGGATTTCCTTGAGTTGGGTTCCTGGTTTGTATTAATTATCATGAAATGTTGAAACCATCCTTTCCTCCTAATGAGATGGACTTGTCTCTAATAAGTTTCTAATCCTCTTAACTTTTGATTGTTTAAGCTAAACTTTGGTGGGGACAGTAACCATTCTAGTGTCAATGGGCTGAACAGAAAAACCAAATTGTGACACAAGGTTTTGGAGGGTGAACTCCTTAATAGATCCACCCAAGGGAATTCCTCCCACTCTTTTTTGCGTGTAGTAGTTATTTTACATTTGTGTTTGTTGTGGTAGAGGAGGTGGGGTAATAGTATGTGATGCGTCAGTGTCTGAATATCTATGTCCACACATGTTGGGCAAGAACCTCAGATCAAATGAATATTGCCATGCAGGTAGATAGAGCTCGGAGAAAAGGCAAGAACTCTTCTTGTTTAGCATTCAGGATCTTTAGAGAATTACTAATTAGTTATCTTACAATTACTTTAGGAATAGGGAATGTTGAGGCTTTTCTTTTGCATTTCAAATAAGAACGCACCATTTGATATACAAttagatatgggatgtaaaccATACCTTCAATGACTTATTTTATGTGATCAGTGACGCTTCTCCACCGTCTGGTgtgcttctcttcttcctccatttggAGTGCCTACTGTCTGTTTTTACCATAGACCCTACTCTGTTACCTCTCCCCTCTTCTGTTCCTAAGCCACCATCACCAAATCTACAGCCGCATGCAACTACTGATGTAGTTTCTGATGAGGAAGACGCTTTCTCCGTCGATGATGAATTTGAGGATCGCCTCACTCACTGCGAGAGTCTCACTCTAGCAGGACATATCCTAGCAGGTAGACGATACAGAAATCAGTCGGTGACGGAGGCTCTGATCGCTGCATGGAACACCACCTCGCCGGTTATCGTCTCAAACCTAAGCCTAGATACGTACCTGTTTAAGTTTGATCATCCTATGGATGTGTTCAATGTGCTTCAAGAAACACCGCGGTCTGTTGCTGGAAATTTGATTGTGCTCGAGCATTGGAGGGCGACAAAGGATTGGTCGTTCGCTTATACGGCGATGTGGCTTCAACTGCATGATATTCCGAAGGAATTGCACGATCCTGAACTTATTACAAAACTGGCCAGAAAGCCGGGTGATGTATCGCGTCTTCAATATATCACCGGCGTGAAGGGTGGTCAGAGACTCCGTTACTATCGTGCATGCGTGCAGGTGGATGTTACCAAGCCGCTGAAATGCTCTTTGCGTATCAAGCGACGCAGCGGGGTTGATCAATCTGTAGGTATAAGATACGAACGGTTTCCCCACTATTCTGCTATTTCTGTGGGTACTTGGGACATGACGATCAACGTTGCCGCGCCTTGTTCGATGCCGAGGCCAACCATTGTGATTCCCATCAGTGTGATCCCCAGAGTTTGTTCGTCGCCATTTCCAACCATTCCTTCGGTGTCCTACTCCAGACGCTAGGCTCATTGAAAATGCTATAACCATTCTACCGAAGTCCCACCCAAATCAAAGTGCATCCACTTCGACGGCGCCCCAGCAGAGCCATGGCCGGCGAAATTTTTTGCCCTCCGCAGACAGAGTCTGCCCAGTCAAGCCACGTCACCACAGAGCAGGTACCCTTTTTCTGCCCCACATTACGAGCCACCAATCACGCTCTCCCCACACTCAACCACGATCCCCATCCGTTGcagcctctctctcttctacaaACTTAAGTTAGCCAGCTCAGCACCCATGTTCCTCCCATACTCAATTAACCACGATCCCCATCCGTTGCAGTCTCTCCCTCTCCTAGCAATTTAATTCAGCCTATTCAATACTCATGTTCTTCTCTGCCTTGCACTCAAGCCACTAACACCACGACATTACCTCCCTACGTTACTCCAATTCAGCCCTCTCAAAATCAAATTCTACATTCCTCTTCCGTTACGGTCCCCACTTTCAAATAACCCTCATAATCATAAATTTACTCCTACCCATAATCCTCTCCACTTTAATGTCCCACCATTAGATGTTTTCGTCCCCCCACACTTGTCTCACCCTGATCCATTGTCCTTAACTCAACCCAACGAGAATCCTGGGAGCCAGGTTCTCTCTATTCTCAAACGCCTCCCCCTGACACCCGAGGTTACAAATGCTCTTACGGCCCTCCTTCCCCACCTGTCAGTTTTCTATCTTTCTACCCCTGGAGTGGTCGAGAACCCAACCAAACCTGAAATACTGAAACCAAGTCGAAGTGCACAGGCGCCCAAACGTCTTCGTACGTCACCAGACACTTCAGACGAACTAGATGTTAAGGAGGAGGAATGTGCCGCGGCTGTCGATGGTCATgggcattttttatttcaaaccCCCGTGGATGCTGGCAAACACCAGCGCCACGGGAGACAATGAGGCTATTGGGGTGGAACTGTCAGGGGCTGGGGAGACCCTCGACAGTTCGCGCCCTTCATCATCTCCTTAGAAGGGATAATCCAGATGTGGTGTTCCTAAGGGAAACAAAGAGTAAGGATGCTGTTATTGAGAGGATTATGCGGCGTGGAAACTTTCATGGCTTGGTTATGGTTAAACCTGAAGGCGCTGCAGGTAGCCTTGCTTTGCTTTGGAAGGAGAATGTGAAACTGTCAATAAAGATAGCTGAGAAGAACTTTATCGATATGGAGATCAGTATGGTGGATGCGATGCCTTTTTTGCTCACTTGTGTGTACGGGGATCCGATAAAGCATAGAAGGAAGCTGGTTTGGGATCGTCGTGTGTGCGCCCTCCACAGTCATCAACAACACAGGTGGCTGTGTTATGGAGACTTCAACTCCTACCTTTCTTGGCATGAGAAGGATGGTGGTTCCCAAAAGTGCTCCAAAGATATTGATATTTTTAGAGATTTTATTGACAAGTGTGATTTCTTGGACCTGGGCTTTCACGGCCCTATGTACACATGGAGTAACAAACGGAGGGGTCAGGACAACATCAGGATCCGCCTGGACCGTGCTCTATGTAACCCAGCATGGCGACAAGCTTTTGCAAATGCGGCAATATTCATGAAGCCCACGGTAAGCTGTGACCACTGCCCTATTCTTTTAGATACAGATGGTGGACGATCCACAGGGAGGAGACCTTTCCGTTTTGAATCCATGTGGCTGTTTCATAATGATTGTAAAAATGCAGCCTCTCGTGCATGGTCTTTGCCTACCACAGTTCCCGTGGTTTAGCAGGTTCTGAGGAAGATTCAACATTGTAGAACGGTTTTTACCAAATGGAACAAAGAGGTTTTTGGTAATGTCcaggaaaatataaaaaatttgaaGGACGAGCTTGAGCATATCCAGAGTCTCCCTCCATCACTTTTCTCACAGCAGCGAGAATCTAAAGTACACAAACTGTTGGAGGACGAAttgcaaaaggaagaagagatgtGGAGACAAAAATCAAGGGTTGACTGGCTGAAAAGAGGAGATAAAAACACGTCCTTTTTTCATTAATCTACTCTAAGGAGAAGGCATCGCAATAAAATCCTAAAGCTGAAACTTCCAAATGGCCAATGGTCGACACCTGAACCACAAGTGGCAGATATTTTATGTAACCATTTCCAAAATCTGTATGCCTCTGAACCTCTTAATATTAATTCTCTGAATTCTGTTTTGGAGTTTGTTCAACCGGTGGTTACGGAGGAGATCAACAACTCCTTGTGTGCCCCCCCCTCGGCTAGAGGAAGTTAAAACTGCCCTCTTTGCTATGGCCCCCTTAAAATCACCAGGACCAGATGGACTGCCACCGGCCTTTTTCCAAAATTATTGGGATATGGTGAAGGATGACCTATTTCTTCTTATGAGTGTTTTTTTTAGAACAGGTCAAATTCCAGGGGAATTAAATAGGACCTATATCTGTCTTATCCCAAAGGTGAGTGCCCCAGAGTCGGCTGACCAGCTTAGACCGATAAGCCTTTGTAATATTGCATTTAAGATCATAACAAAGCTTGTGGCTGATCGCTTGCATGAAGCGTTGGACCAGATCATTGCTCCTTCCCAATCGGCTTTTATTAAGAGCCGGCTGATCTCGGAAAACATCTTGGTGGTGCATGAAATGTTCCACTATATAAAGAAGcacaagaaagggaaagagaagttcCTAGCCTTGAAATTGGACATGTGAAAGGCGTACGACAGGTTTGAATGGAATTTTATCGAAGGTATGCTCCTAAAATTGGGTTTCAGTGGGTGGTGGGTTTATCGTGTTATGACATGCATCTCTACAGTCTCATATAACTTGCTAATTAATGGTTGCATTAAGGGAGCTATCTCTCCTTCTAGAGGAATCAGACAGGGGGACCCCATCTCCCCTGCTATTTTTATTCTTTGCTCTCAAGCTTTAACAGCCATTATTAGGCATGCATGCTGAGTTGGCTGGTAACCTCCATGGGATTAGAGTGAGGCACAGGGGCGACCCTATTACTCATCTCTTGTTTGTAGATGATTGTTTATTGTTTGCTAGAGTAAATCTTCAGGAAGTTAATTGTCTCAAAAATTGCCTGGACTTGTACTGTCAAGGGACTGGCCAGTCAATTAATCTGCAGAAATCTAGCCTCACATATAGCCCAAATACCCATGACAGATTCAAGAGATGGTTCTCAAGAATTCTTAAGGTCCAGTATGGGGAGGGTCCCGCAAAGTATTTGGGCTTACCTATAGAATTTGGGGTCTCAAAAAAGTTTGTCTTTGaggaggtgaaggagaagacaTTAGGTAAGCTATAGGGTTGGAAGGAGAAATTATTATCTCATGCAGGGAAGGAAGTCTTGTTGAAAACGGCGGTGGCCCCAATGTCAAACTTTGCGGGGTCTCATTTCGAACTCCCCGCTTCATTCCATTAGTCCATTCGAAAGACTTCTTCAAGCTTTTACTGGGGAGACTGTGACGATCGCAAGAAAATTCACTGGATGTCCTGGCAAAGGCTGTGTCGCCCAAAAGCATCAGGAGGACTTGGGTTTAAGGACTCGAGGTTGCAAAATTCAGCCCTACTTGCTAAGGCGGCATGGCGTCTGTGGTCGTCGCCAAATTCCTTCTGGGTCCGCTTTATGAAGGCCATATATTTTCCATACACGGATTTTATGAAGGCAAAATTGGGTAATAAACCCACATGGGGCTGGAGAAGTCTGCTTCTCGATAGGGAGGTTCTTGAGAAAGGTTTGATCTGGAAGATGGGTGATGGCACAAGAGTTAATATATGGAGAGATCGCTGGATCCCCTTAAACCCAGATTTCAAGCTAAGGTTCCAAAAGCCGGAAGGGTGTACTCTAAATATTGTAGCAGATCTGATTGACCCTGTGAGCCGGATGTGGAGAGTCAACCTATTACACCGTTTGTTCTAGCCTACAAACGTTGAAGCCATCCTAAAAATAAAGCTTAGTTTATTTCTAGGTGAGGATTGGTAGATATGGGGCGCAGCAAAGACGAGGATTTTTTCAGTCCAATCGGCTTATAAATGCTTGTTGAGGAAAATACCTCATATACTCCaagccatgttttgatgataacaaataaagcctctcttggactaacatttgtGTAAGATGTTTAAATGAGAGAGtcgcaccaagtgagggggagcatacacaAGAGCATGCACAAGAGTGTATACAAATGCATACAAGGATACTGCTCAAGATGATTCCAAAGACTTGGAAGTCAAAGAGTCAAACTTTGAAGACAAAAAGCCTTGGCTAAACAAAAGAGCTTTTGTCAAGATTGAAGATAATTGAAGACATTGTAATCTTTTGTTTGTAAATAtaaagtcacaaatgatgtagtgcacacacgcacgcatacatccatttagaatgtccttaggcgGTAAAATGAACCCCTAAGACATGTGACCATTTAGTTTTGGAAtcccccaaaccaaccccttaaTGGAATTGGCCTATTTCCACAgaaaattgcccaatccggcatatcgGTTCCCAAAATGGCATACCGAATCAATGGCAATCTCAGGAAATTTGTCACAGTAGCCCTCCGAAGTATGCTGGTtgatgatccagcataccggatccttttTAGCCTTTGTTTTACcctgatccagcataccagataactatccagcataccggatcaatataaGGCTATTATAATTTGACCATTATTCATTTGTTGAAtatggaaattaggtaatccaACATACCAGATTGgaatccaacataccggattatatatggcttttggaattCGAACTTAATTTAGattcttaattaaattaagccatctagcctataaatacccacttgtttaaggctctaaacaccactacTAATCATAATTAAGGGCCTCCAAAAATAAGTtaatctcaagtgagaattcaagcactcattcaaggcattcactttcacttagcttccttcatTCAATTTGTATTAAAGTTcaagattgaaaggtagcatatCATTACTAAAGATTGAGATAACTCTAATCCTTTAGTACATTCATTTTTACTTTATAAGTAAGTTGAGTTTTTTGCGCAGAATTAAGAGTAGGTTGAATCCTCTTGCTCActaaatcaagattagttgtttttaagtcctcttgctcatctttcaagatttgtacgagtccaCTTGCTCATCCTCAAGATttgttgtttgagttaaaataattaccgcaagcgtacgggtcaatcgtagctatgggtcgaacacgaggagatatacgccactcaatttaactaacttaaaagtaatacaaagtgaaccaaattaaagtgttaaattaaactaattaaactaatgaaaatttatgcatcctaactcataagcatataacaaaattaagggattaaattggtgtcctaacacatgagcatctaacctagcaaactaaagcgaattgaaaggaataaaattgcatccacacataataaccacataaaaagaaataagggaataaaagtgcatccataaaccataaccatataaaaaaaaataaaagaaatagagagagaagaagaagacgatagagagagatagaggagagggagaatgagagtAAAGGTATAGAGAATGAGATatcttgatgtgcttgaataaacttaccattggtttctcttctaaatctccaagtcttgtcatcaacataggaacttagactaggaagctttaaactaaaactattacaaccattaaactagacttatgaaatcaaaactaagaacttgaaagaactaatcttatgaaatcaaaactaaaaactagaaagccaaaaatcacagtttagaaggaaaagaagagaagaaatttcactaatgaatgagcaacattacaaaggagagggtaggggtatttatagggggaagagaggagaagagagaagagggaagtgtaggagaaatattccctaagaaaagagaatattctcttctccttcctcttttacattgccttgaatcccaagaaaaaagaaaaaaaatagaaagagggagagaaaagaatcctagatacttaaaccttctatttattaaaaagtgactttctaattctaacttgtgcttccttttctttgtagatatcttctccaagcaatgggttcaaggcatctttgacctttcaaccttccatagatgagagaatatctttcaaaagaa includes these proteins:
- the LOC122643577 gene encoding uncharacterized protein LOC122643577: MRLLGWNCQGLGRPSTVRALHHLLRRDNPDVVFLRETKSKDAVIERIMRRGNFHGLVMVKPEGAAGSLALLWKENVKLSIKIAEKNFIDMEISMVDAMPFLLTCVYGDPIKHRRKLVWDRRVCALHSHQQHRWLCYGDFNSYLSWHEKDGGSQKCSKDIDIFRDFIDKCDFLDLGFHGPMYTWSNKRRGQDNIRIRLDRALCNPAWRQAFANAAIFMKPTVSCDHCPILLDTDGGRSTGRRPFRFESMWLFHNDCKNAASRAWSLPTTVPVV